A region of the Candidatus Aenigmatarchaeota archaeon genome:
AGTAAGAAAAATAAAGTAAAAAGAGCGTGAAACTACCCAAGATCAAGTGATTCCCACCCAATTTATTTACTGATAATTGGGTTTAAAAATTAAAAAAATTATTAATGCGCACTGGTATAAAATTATATTGTAGATGTAGTTAAGTGGACAGTATCTTAGTAAATTAAGTGAAGCTTATTCAAACTATTTTATTTTATTTTAAAATATATTTATCTATGCCCCACCGCCGTCTCGACCTTAAAGTTGGCTTCACTTGTAACAATTTCTGTAGATTTTGTGCCCAAGGTCACAAAAGACATCTAGGCGACAAAACAACAAAAGAGATAAAAAAAGAACTGGAATTGGCGAGAAGTGAATGTGACTCGGTTGTCTTTACAGGGGGTGAACCAACAATAAGGAAAGATATATTAGAAATAGTTTCATATGCAAAAAAACTTGGTTATGATCCAATTCAAATTCAATCAAATGGGAGAAAATTCTTCTATAAACCCTTCTGCGAGGATTTGATAAAAGCCGGGGCGAATGAATTCAGCCCAGCAATTCATGGCCACATTCCAGAATGTCATGATTTTTTGACAAGATCACCCGGATCATGGAAACAGGTTGTTCAAGGCATAAAAAACTTAAGGGAATTGGATCAATATATACTAACAAACACGGTTGTTGTAAAACCAAATTATAGGTACTTACCACAACTGGCCAAACTCCTAGTGAATCTCAAGGTTGACCAGTTCCAGTTTGCCTTTGTCCACGCAACCGGAAATGCATTGGAAAATTACGATATGATGATGCCCTGGGTCTCACTAGCAGTCCCATACATTAAAAAGGGTCTTCAAATAGGAATAGATGCCGGGATAAAAGTAATGGCCGAAGCAATCCCATTTTGTCTAATGGATAGATATGAAAAATACTGCTCTGAAATGTACATACCACCAACAGAAATAAGGGATTTTGGTGGGGTTGTCGATCCCAAGTTCGAGGAAACAAGGATAAATGAAGGTAAATTAAAACATGAGAAATGCAAAGATTGCAAATATTATCTGATTTGTGAAGGACCGTGGAAAGAATATCCCGAGAGAAGAGGTTGGGATGAATTCAAACCAGTTGCAGGTGAAAAAATAAAACATCCATTAGAATTGAAGTAATTTAAATTAGTTGTTGAATTTATCTTTTTTAAATCAAAAATAATTTTATGCCCAAAGTATCCATTGTAAAGTGTGATGATTATTCAAGATCAAAAGAAGCTATAAAGAAAAGCATAGATTTGTTAGGTGGTCTGGAAAATTTCGTTAAAAAAGGCGATAAAGTTCTGTTGAAGCCAAACATATGCGAACCCTTGCCCCCAGAAAAACACGCAAACACCCATCCAGAATTTGTTAGATCAGTAATAGAATTGGTGAAAGAATGTGGTGGCACTCCAATAATTGGGGAATTGTCGGCTGGGAATATTCCAGGAAGGACAAATGATTCTTTTGAAATATCAGGAATTTCAAAAATAGCAAGAGAAACTAAAACAAAAATAAGGAATTTCCAAGAAGAGGAGTTTATAGTTAAAGAAATACCAGACTATCTTGTTCTTGAGAAAACAGATTTTGCCAAGGCTATATTTGAGGTAGATTTGATAATAAATCTTCCAAAATTAAAGACCCATGGGATTACTTTTATAACCGGGGCTGTTAAAAATTGTTTTGGGTGTATACATCCAGAAGAAAGGGAATATCTTCACAGGGAATTTTCAGATAGGGAAAGTTTCTCAAATGGGTTGTTGGATGTCTATTCATTCCTGAAACCACAGTTGAATATAATGGATGCTATTATCGGGATGGAAGGTGATCAAGGTCCATCGTATGGAAAACCAAGGAAAATAGGTGTTGTTTTAGCAAGTGAGGATGGGATTGCATTGGACGCTGTGGCTGCAAAGATTACTGGACATAATCCCAAAGCTATACTTACATGCAGAATAGGTGAAGAAAGAGGCCTGGGGATTTGTGATATTGAAAAAATTGATTTGGTTGGGGAAAGAATAGATGAAGTTGTAATTCATGATTTTAAAAAACACACGCTATTCAATGAGTATAGAAAAGAAAATGGGTTTGGATCGGATTTTATTTATGAGCCTTATGTTGTAAAAGAAGAATGCATAGGATGCAGGGCCTGCGAGATGAGCTGCCCTGTCAATGCAATAAAAATTGAAAATCATCCTGAATTTGATAGGGATAAATGTATAAAATGCTTCTGCTGTCAAGAAGTTTGTACAACAGGCGCTATAAAGCTAGAGAAAAAATGGATGATAGATATTTATTCCCCATATATCAGGAAAGAGGATGGATATGTATTTGTTGACAGAAAATCTGAAAAAAAAGTAGATTTTTTATTGGTTTATAATATAAATAAAGTCGACAATCCTGAAAAGGATAAATTTTACCTGATTGGGTTTAAATTGAAAGAAAAGGATCTTAGCCTTGAAACCGGAAAGAAAATAATAGAATTTCTTGAAAACTTGAGAAAAAATGATATAAAATTTAAAGTTTCAAGACCTTTATTTCCTTGTCTGTTTGGAAGCCTATGGAAGAATTTCCAAAAGGATTATGAAATCCCAAGAAATTGTATGGAGTGTGTGGAATTATTCTTGGTCGAGAAAGATGGGATGACAAGGGGTTGTTTTGTACTTAAGAATAAATTGGGTCCCAAATTTGAATACATGAAGGATAGGAATCAATTGTTTGAATATTTCCATACATTTCTGGAAAACATGAAAATAAATAAAAGATGTGAGGGATGTATTCATTTTTTAAGAAAAGAGTGTGAGGGTATGTGTTTGAGGGGTTAAGTTTAGCAAATTTATCTAGTAAAAACGTGTTTTTGTTTGATTTGAAGGATATGAAAAAGGTTTTCAGGAAGAGGTAATTTAGCGTGAATCAGAGTTTTGGGCTCAAATAAACAAATGCTGTTCCTTAAGGGTTCAGGACCATAAGTTAATTTTAAATAGATATTTAGTGAATTATTCAGTAGGTGAATAAAATTAAATTTATAAACAGGGAAGAAGAATTGAGGTATGTAAGAGAAAGTGCAGAGTTATCTAAAAAAAAGCTCTTTTGTTTGTCAATTTCTGGCTTGAGAAGAATTGGAAAAACTAGGCTAATTCTAGAAATAATTAAAAATAGTGATCTTTATTTTTTCGTTAATAAAAATAAAAATAGTTTAAGTCTGTTAAAAGAATACGAAGAGAATTTAAAAGTCAAAAAAATTTTAGGGGAATTGGAATATTTAAGTAACTGGGATCAATTTTTTGGTGTTATTTTTAAAAGATTTAATGGGATATTAGTTTTCGATGAATTTCAAAATTTTTTTCATGTTGATAAAACTATATTTGGGATTCTACAAAAATACATAGATTTAAATGAAAATAAAAAGAATTTGTTGATTATTTTTTGTGGATCCTTGGTTGGGTTAAATAAAAAATTATTTCAAGATTCAAAAGAACCTTTATATGGTAGAGTAAAGAGAAAATTGAATATGAAAGAGTTATCATTCAAAAATATAATTAAAATGTGCAACGAATTGAAAATAAAAAATATGGAAGAAGTAATAGAAATCTATACAATATTTGGGGGGTTTCCAAAGTACTATGTTTCTATTGAAGATGAAAATTTGATTGGCTCTAATGTGTGGAAAATATTGGAACGGTTTTTCTTTTCGGAAAATGCTATTTTAGAAGAAGAAGTGGGAGATATACTTTCTCTGGAATTTGGGAAAAGATCTGGAATTTATTATGACATTTTAACGGCAATAGCTAATGGAAATACAAAAATCAGTAAAATAGCATCATGTCTAAGAAAAAAAGAATCAAGTCTAACGAGACAAATTCGTGATCTGGTAAATTATTTTGAACTTGTTGGAATAGAAAAACAAATTTATGGCAAAAAAAGTTTATTTTATATAAGACACCCTTTAATGAATTTTTGGTTTAGATTTATATATAAAAATCTTTCAAGTTATAAAAGAAGGGAAAATTGGTTGATTGATAAAATAAAAAATGATTTTAATAGTTATGTTGGATCTGGATTTGAAAGGGTTTGTAGAGGTTTTATAGAGGAGAATAAACTTTTTCAATTCACAAAAATTGGGAAGCAATGGGGTACAATTCCCGGAAAAAAACAGGGAGAAAACCAGTATGAAATAGATATTGTAGCATTGAACGAACAGAAGAGGGAAATCCTATTTGGTGAATGCAAGTGGAAGGATAGGGTGAATCCAGAAAAGGTTCTCCAAGAATTAAAGGAAAAGGCTGGGTATGTTGATTGGAATAAAGGCAAAAGAAAGGAATACTATGCAATATTTGCCAAGAGTTTTTCCAAGAAGATAAACGAGAATAGGGTTTTGTTGTTTGATTTGAAGGATATGGAAAAGGTTTTCAGAAAGAGATAAACCCACAAAAAAGGTAATTATATTCATTTCCCAATTTTGTGGAAACAAAGTTTTGTATAAATAAATAGAAAAGAATTTTCTTTTTACAAGATAAAACAACTAATATAAAATAGAAAGTTAAAAAAAACTTCAATAAATGTTTAAATCCTTTTCTATTATAAGCATAAAAACCTTATTCACCAATAAGTAATTAATTAATTGGTGAGGTAGAAAGCATGAAAGAAAAAACAATTCAGGATATTTTTGATGTCAGCCAAACATTTGCATCAGGAAAAAGGCTTTTGCTTTTATTCATATTAAAAGACGAGCCTATGGGATACACCATGATAACAAAATATTTTGAGAGGGTTGGCGTACCCATAGGGAGCAGTGAAGTGTACAAGCATCTTAAACAACTATTGAACGGTGGATTTATAACAAAGAAGGGAAACTCCTATTTTCTAACACTAAAAGGACTTAAGGCAGTTGAATCCACTCTTGAGATAGTTGACACTCCGCCAACAGTTCCTGAATTGAAACTTTCCTTCAGTGAAAAGAGTAAAGCTAAATAAATACAAACTACAAAATTAAGAGAGTGGAATAATGGCTGAAAAAAAGTGGTCTGATTACTGGAAAAAATACAAAAATCCTGTTGAAAAATACGAGTTCTCTAAAATAAAACCCCAAAAACCAAAAATTGAGATTTCTCCAAAAATTCCAGTTCCAAAGCAATTCTCACCAAAAACCAGTGGAGGGAATAATAAGGCAATAATAACAGTAATATTGGCACTAGCTATCCTCGGCCTTGGATACTGGCAGTTTAGATCGGCAAGGATAATTGATGTTCTCCAAAAGGAAAACACCGATATTGAATGCAAACTTGAGAACTGCACCCAGGAATTATTAAAAGTAAATTCAAGTCTGTCAAGCTGTGAATCTAATTTAAACTTATGTGATTTGGATTTAACAAAAAAAATAAATGAGTTAAATTCATGTGTCCTTGAAAAGGGGTCAATAAATTCAGACTATAAGAATTGTAAAAATGAACTTCTGCAGGCACAGAGGGATTACAAGAATGCAAAAGACGATTATGATGAATGCTTGGGAAGCCTGAAAAGCAAGTCAAATGATTTAAGTTCTTGCAGCAGCAATTACAACAGTTTAAAATCGAACTATCAAAACTTATGTCAAACCAATTGCAATGGCACTTGCGTATTTGATTCCACATCTCAAAGATTTCTTTGCCAAACAGCAACCACGCCATCTACCACAACAACCACTACTACTTAATTCCCAAAAATAAATTATCCTTATGCAGGAATTTTTGTTGATATTGGGTCTGATTCTCTCATACATGCTGTACTATATGTTAAAGTCAAGATTAGCCATATTCTTTCCCAGCTTCAAAGGAATGATAAAGATAATTGAAAAGTTGGCCGAGGTAAAAAGCAATGATGTTGTTTATGACCTTGGATCCGGTGATGGGAGGGTCTTGGAAATTTTTGCAAAGAAAGGTATAAGATGTGTTGGTATAGAAAAAAACAGGTTTCTTGTAAATATATCCAGAAAAAAGATTGGGAAATATAAAAATGCCAAGATAATAGAGGGGGATATACTTGAACAGGACCTCTCTGAGGCGAGCATAATAATAGCCTATCTATCGAGATTTCTTACAAGAGATATTGAGAAAAAAATAAAAAAGGAGTGTAAAAAGGGGACAAAAATTATATTGGTATCGTACAGGTTTGATTCTTTAAAACCAGTAAAAGTAGAAAAATGGTTCTGGATGCCCATTAGTTTGTATATTCTTTAGATTTTCTCTTGGTTAACAAGAAAATCAAACAGAAAATTAAGTAGAAAATAGAGGCAACAAGTGTT
Encoded here:
- a CDS encoding radical SAM protein → MPHRRLDLKVGFTCNNFCRFCAQGHKRHLGDKTTKEIKKELELARSECDSVVFTGGEPTIRKDILEIVSYAKKLGYDPIQIQSNGRKFFYKPFCEDLIKAGANEFSPAIHGHIPECHDFLTRSPGSWKQVVQGIKNLRELDQYILTNTVVVKPNYRYLPQLAKLLVNLKVDQFQFAFVHATGNALENYDMMMPWVSLAVPYIKKGLQIGIDAGIKVMAEAIPFCLMDRYEKYCSEMYIPPTEIRDFGGVVDPKFEETRINEGKLKHEKCKDCKYYLICEGPWKEYPERRGWDEFKPVAGEKIKHPLELK
- a CDS encoding DUF362 domain-containing protein; this encodes MPKVSIVKCDDYSRSKEAIKKSIDLLGGLENFVKKGDKVLLKPNICEPLPPEKHANTHPEFVRSVIELVKECGGTPIIGELSAGNIPGRTNDSFEISGISKIARETKTKIRNFQEEEFIVKEIPDYLVLEKTDFAKAIFEVDLIINLPKLKTHGITFITGAVKNCFGCIHPEEREYLHREFSDRESFSNGLLDVYSFLKPQLNIMDAIIGMEGDQGPSYGKPRKIGVVLASEDGIALDAVAAKITGHNPKAILTCRIGEERGLGICDIEKIDLVGERIDEVVIHDFKKHTLFNEYRKENGFGSDFIYEPYVVKEECIGCRACEMSCPVNAIKIENHPEFDRDKCIKCFCCQEVCTTGAIKLEKKWMIDIYSPYIRKEDGYVFVDRKSEKKVDFLLVYNINKVDNPEKDKFYLIGFKLKEKDLSLETGKKIIEFLENLRKNDIKFKVSRPLFPCLFGSLWKNFQKDYEIPRNCMECVELFLVEKDGMTRGCFVLKNKLGPKFEYMKDRNQLFEYFHTFLENMKINKRCEGCIHFLRKECEGMCLRG
- a CDS encoding DUF234 domain-containing protein → MNKIKFINREEELRYVRESAELSKKKLFCLSISGLRRIGKTRLILEIIKNSDLYFFVNKNKNSLSLLKEYEENLKVKKILGELEYLSNWDQFFGVIFKRFNGILVFDEFQNFFHVDKTIFGILQKYIDLNENKKNLLIIFCGSLVGLNKKLFQDSKEPLYGRVKRKLNMKELSFKNIIKMCNELKIKNMEEVIEIYTIFGGFPKYYVSIEDENLIGSNVWKILERFFFSENAILEEEVGDILSLEFGKRSGIYYDILTAIANGNTKISKIASCLRKKESSLTRQIRDLVNYFELVGIEKQIYGKKSLFYIRHPLMNFWFRFIYKNLSSYKRRENWLIDKIKNDFNSYVGSGFERVCRGFIEENKLFQFTKIGKQWGTIPGKKQGENQYEIDIVALNEQKREILFGECKWKDRVNPEKVLQELKEKAGYVDWNKGKRKEYYAIFAKSFSKKINENRVLLFDLKDMEKVFRKR
- a CDS encoding rRNA adenine N-6-methyltransferase family protein; the protein is MQEFLLILGLILSYMLYYMLKSRLAIFFPSFKGMIKIIEKLAEVKSNDVVYDLGSGDGRVLEIFAKKGIRCVGIEKNRFLVNISRKKIGKYKNAKIIEGDILEQDLSEASIIIAYLSRFLTRDIEKKIKKECKKGTKIILVSYRFDSLKPVKVEKWFWMPISLYIL